In Legionella cardiaca, a genomic segment contains:
- a CDS encoding DUF2267 domain-containing protein, which produces MSVRSIESSLASTYRWLNEFKEMGHFRDESQAYSVLRIVLHELRNHLPLDISAHLSSQLPLFLKGMYFDGWDPSKKITRDESFEDFIAPMRSSISNLDVNLKESVRECFHFITSKLDDNLAAKVINSLPESLRNALMVS; this is translated from the coding sequence ATGTCTGTTAGATCAATTGAATCTTCATTGGCTAGTACTTATCGATGGTTAAATGAATTTAAGGAAATGGGACACTTTCGTGATGAATCTCAAGCCTATTCAGTATTGAGAATAGTGTTACATGAATTAAGAAATCATTTACCACTGGATATTTCTGCGCATTTATCATCCCAATTACCGCTTTTTCTAAAGGGAATGTATTTTGATGGCTGGGATCCTTCAAAAAAAATAACACGGGATGAGTCTTTCGAAGATTTTATAGCTCCAATGAGGAGTTCTATTAGCAATTTAGATGTCAATCTAAAGGAATCCGTCAGAGAATGCTTTCATTTTATTACCAGTAAGTTAGATGATAATTTAGCGGCAAAAGTAATAAATTCTTTGCCAGAAAGTTTAAGAAATGCCCTTATGGTTTCTTAA